A single Vespula vulgaris chromosome 3, iyVesVulg1.1, whole genome shotgun sequence DNA region contains:
- the LOC127062497 gene encoding COP9 signalosome complex subunit 2 translates to MSDGEDDFMCEEEEDYGLEYSEDSNSEPDVDLENQYYNSKALKEDDPKAALQSFQKVLDLEGGEKGEWGFKALKQMIKINFKLSNYKEMMARYKQLLTYIKSAVTRNHSEKSINSILDYISTSKNMELLQDFYETTLDALKDAKNDRLWFKTNTKLGKLYFDRSDFNKLAKILKQLHQSCQTDDGEDDLKKGTQLLEIYALEIQMYTAQKNNKKLKTLYEQSLHIKSAIPHPLIMGVIRECGGKMHLREGEFERAHTDFFEAFKNYDESGSPRRTTCLKYLVLANMLMKSGINPFDSQEAKPYKNDPEILAMTNLVVSYQNNDINQFELILKQNRNNIMDDPFIREHIEDLLRNIRTQVLIKLIKPYTRIHIPFISKELNIDVSEVESLLVSCILDSTIHGRIDQVNQVLELDKKSVCAARYNALDKWTSQLQSLHVAIVNKMS, encoded by the exons ATGTCGGATGGAGAAGATGATTTTATGtgcgaggaagaagaagattacgGATTA GAATATTCAGAAGATTCTAATTCAGAACCAGATGTAGATTtagaaaatcaatattataatagtaaagCATTAAAAGAAGATGACCCAAAAGCTGCATTGCAGAGTTTTCAGAAAGTTTTAGATttggaaggaggagaaaaaggagaatggGGTTTCAAAGCTTTGAAACAAatgatcaaaattaattttaaattg tccaattataaagaaatgatGGCAAggtataaacaattattaacgTATATTAAAAGTGCTGTAACGAGAAATCATTCagaaaaatctattaattCAATACTTGATTATATAAGTACGTCAAAAAAT ATGGAATTATTACAAGATTTTTATGAAACTACTTTAGATGCGTTAAAAGATGCAAAAAATGATAGGTTATGGTTTAAAACTAATACAAAATTgggaaaattatattttgatcgTTCTGATTTTAACAAATTAGCCAAAATATTGAAACAACTTCATCAAAGTTGTcaa ACTGATGACGGAGAAGACGacttaaaaaaaggaacacaactattagaaatatatgctctagaaattcaaatgtatactgcacaaaaaaataataaaaaattaaaaactttatatGAACAGAGCCTTCACATTAAAAGTGCTATACCACATCCTTTAATAATGGGAGTTATCAGAG AATGTGGAGGGAAAATGCATTTACGAGAAGGAGAATTTGAAAGAGCACATACAGATTTCTTTGAAGcctttaaaaattatgatgaaTCAGGATCTCCAAGACGTACAACATGTTTAAAGTATTTAGTATTAGCaaatat GTTGATGAAATCGGGAATTAATCCATTTGACTCACAAGAAGCAAAACCATACAAGAATGATCCAGAAATTCTAGCAATGACAAATTTAGTAGTTAGTTATCAAAACAATGATATTAAtcaattcgaattaattttaaaacaaaatagaaataatattatggaTGATCCATTTATTCGAGAACATATTGAGgatttattacgaaatattcgTACTCAg gTTCTTATTAAACTAATAAAACCTTACACAAGGATCCATATTCCTTTTATAAGTAAAGAATTGAACATAGATGTATCAGAAGTGGAAAGTCTTCTTGTATCTTGCATTCTTGATAGTACCATACATGGACGAATTGATCAG gtGAACCAGGTTCTtgaattagataaaaaatccGTTTGCGCTGCTCGCTATAATGCATTAGATAAATGGACCAGTCAGTTACAATCATTACATGTAGCCATTGTAAACAAAATGTCTTGA